In Carya illinoinensis cultivar Pawnee chromosome 7, C.illinoinensisPawnee_v1, whole genome shotgun sequence, the following are encoded in one genomic region:
- the LOC122315877 gene encoding phosphoenolpyruvate carboxykinase (ATP) 1 — translation MAGAGNVNGEFSFGTTTTGIGKGTGTARNGLAKIQTNKKTNGICHDDSTPPVKAQTIDELHSLQKKKSAPTTPIKGTQGSFATISEEERHKQQLQSISASLASLTRETGPNLVRGDPARKCETPKHVSHHHFTPAFNVSDSALKFTHVLYNLSPAELYEQAIKYEKGSFITATGALATLSGAKTGRAPRDKRVVRDETTEDELWWGKGSPNIEMDEHTFLVNRERAVDYLNSLDKVFVNDQFLNWDPENTIKVRIVSARAYHSLFMHNMCIRPTPEELENFGTPDFTIYNAGQFPCNRYTHYMTSSTSIDLNLARREMVILGTQYAGEMKKGLFSVMHYLMPKRQILSLHSGCNIGKDGDVALFFGLSGTGKTTLSTDHNRYLIGDDEHCWSDNGVSNIEGGCYAKCIDLSREKEPDIWNAIKFGTVLENVVFDEHTREVDYTDKSVTENTRASYPIEYIPNAKIPCVGPHPKNVILLACDAFGVLPPVSKLNLAQTMYHFISGYTALVAGTEEGVKEPQATFSACFGAAFIMLHPTKYAAMLAEKMQKHGATGWLVNTGWSGGRYGSGSRIKLPYTRKIIDAIHSGSLLKANYKKTSVFGLEIPTEIEGVPSEILDPANTWPDKKAYNDTLLKLAGLFKKNFETFTNYKIGKDNKLTEDILAAGPNF, via the exons ATGGCAGGGGCCGGAAACGTGAACGGAGAGTTCAGCTTCGGGACGACCACGACCGGGATTGGGAAAGGGACCGGGACGGCACGGAACGGCCTGGCGAAGATCCAGACGAACAAGAAGACGAACGGGATCTGCCACGATGACAGTACACCTCCCGTTAAGGCTCAGACCATCGACGAGCTGCACTCGCTCCAGAAGAAGAAGTCCGCACCCACCACCCCTATCAAAGGGACTCAGGGTTCGTTCGCCACCATCTCCGAGGAAGAGCGTCACAAACAACAACTCCAGTCCATCAG TGCATCTTTGGCGTCACTGACACGAGAAACTGGACCGAACCTAGTGAGAGGAGACCCCGCTCGGAAGTGTGAGACCCCGAAGCACGTGTCGCACCACCATTTTACCCCGGCATTCAACGTCAGTGACAGTGCCTTGAAGTTCACACATGTCCTCTACAACCTCTCTCCCGCAG AGCTATACGAGCAGGCTATAAAGTATGAGAAAGGGTCATTCATCACAGCTACCGGTGCCTTAGCAACCCTTTCTGGAGCCAAGACCGGCCGAGCTCCCAGAGATAAGCGCGTTGTCAGGGATGAGACTACTGAGGATGAGCTTTGGTGGGGAAA GGGTTCACCTAACATTGAAATGGACGAGCATACGTTCTTGGTCAACAGAGAGAGAGCTGTTGATTACTTGAACTCTTTGGACAAG gTCTTTGTGAACGATCAGTTCTTGAACTGGGACCCAGAGAATACAATTAAAGTCCGGATTGTCTCTGCCAGAGCATACCATTCCTTGTTCATGCACAACAT GTGTATCCGACCCACTCCTGAAGAGCTGGAGAATTTCGGTACTCCGGACTTCACTATATACAATGCTGGGCAGTTCCCATGTAATCGTTACACGCACTACATGACATCCTCTACTAGCATAGATCTTAATCTTGCTAGGAGGGAAATGGTCATCCTCGGCACCCAGTACGCCGGGGAAATGAAGAAGGGTCTGTTCAGTGTTATGCATTATCTCATGCCTAAGCGTCAAATCCTCTCCTTACATTCTGGCTGCAATATTGGAAAGGATGGAGATGTTGCCCTCTTCTTTGGTCTGTCAG GCACTGGAAAGACAACTCTGTCTACAGATCACAATAGGTACTTGATAGGAGACGACGAACACTGTTGGAGTGACAATGGTGTTTCAAATATTGAAGGCGGTTGCTATGCCAAGTGCATTGACCTCTCAAGGGAGAAGGAACCTGATATCTGGAATGCCATTAAATTTGGGACTG TGCTGGAAAATGTTGTGTTTGATGAGCACACCAGAGAGGTCGACTATACTGACAAATCTGTTACAG AGAACACACGTGCGTCCTACCCTATTGAGTACATCCCCAATGCGAAGATACCATGCGTTGGTCCTCATCCAAAGAATGTCATACTTCTGGCATGTGATGCATTTGGTGTGCTCCCACCAGTGAGCAAGCTGAACTTGGCACAGACTATGTACCATTTCATCAGTGGTTATACTGCTCtg GTAGCTGGTACTGAAGAGGGTGTGAAGGAGCCACAGGCAACATTCTCAGCTTGCTTTGGTGCAGCATTTATCATGTTGCACCCTACCAAATATGCGGCCATGCTGGCTGAAAAGATGCAGAAGCATGGTGCCACAGGATGGCTTGTCAACACTGGCTGGTCAGGTGGAAG GTATGGTTCAGGTAGTCGAATCAAGTTGCCATACACACGAAAAATCATCGACGCCATACACTCTGGCAGCCTCCTCAAGGCAAATTACAAAAAGACTTCAGTGTTTGGGCTTGAGATCCCTACCGAGATTGAGGGAGTGCCTTCTGAAATCTTGGACCCGGCGAACACT TGGCCAGACAAGAAGGCTTATAATGATACGCTGTTGAAGCTGGCTGGTCTGTTCAAGAAGAACTTTGAAACATTCACCAACTACAAGATTGGCAAGGACAACAAGCTGACAGAGGATATCCTTGCAGCTGgtccaaacttctaa